The following coding sequences are from one Phycisphaeraceae bacterium window:
- a CDS encoding NUDIX domain-containing protein — protein MAQIEFVARALLTHGQWLLLCRSEKRGYYYLPGGHIESGEAAADALSREWLEETGSADLRVGALAAIVECAFEAKKRRHHELNLVFHVEQRRAKRSATPPPICSAEPKIAFEWVRLHDLANHDMRPHAIADWLQHGFRRSRGVIHLSSITQATRRKRR, from the coding sequence ATGGCGCAGATTGAGTTCGTTGCAAGGGCACTCCTGACGCATGGACAGTGGCTCCTACTTTGTCGATCGGAGAAGAGGGGGTACTACTACTTGCCCGGGGGCCACATTGAGTCGGGTGAGGCGGCGGCCGATGCTCTGAGCAGGGAGTGGCTGGAGGAGACTGGCTCTGCAGATCTCCGGGTTGGAGCCTTGGCAGCGATTGTCGAATGCGCATTTGAGGCCAAGAAGCGGCGGCACCATGAGTTGAACCTGGTGTTCCACGTGGAACAGCGTCGGGCGAAGCGCTCGGCTACCCCCCCACCGATCTGCAGCGCCGAGCCGAAGATCGCGTTTGAGTGGGTGCGACTTCACGACCTCGCGAACCACGACATGCGTCCCCATGCGATCGCTGATTGGCTGCAGCACGGATTCCGGCGTTCTCGTGGCGTGATCCACCTTTCGTCTATCACCCAAGCGACGCGGAGAAAGCGCCGATGA
- a CDS encoding ParB/RepB/Spo0J family partition protein, whose protein sequence is MLLVRTDEIVPSPFQPRRAFDQSALDRLAASIRSAGVMQPVLVRRSQSGEAPFELVAGERRWRAAKLVQLERIPAIVSVLTNEQAAEWALIENLQREELGPMERADGLKSLMVRFGLSHAQIAERVGLDRSSVTNLVRLTELEEPIRSLLEDRRLSAGHGKALLAAPAGTGRVDLANRAAAHSWSVRQTERASSRAAADLNPTSPASVRTVAHSDLERQLGEYLGTKVVVRANKKGTRGRIGINFYSLDHFDGLMSKIGFELR, encoded by the coding sequence GTGCTCCTGGTTCGCACGGACGAGATCGTTCCGAGCCCATTCCAGCCGCGGCGGGCGTTCGACCAGTCGGCACTTGATCGGTTGGCGGCCTCAATCCGGTCCGCCGGCGTCATGCAGCCTGTGCTGGTTCGGCGTTCCCAGTCCGGCGAGGCCCCGTTCGAACTGGTCGCGGGCGAGCGTCGCTGGCGCGCGGCGAAACTCGTTCAACTCGAGCGGATCCCCGCAATCGTCAGCGTCCTCACAAACGAGCAAGCCGCGGAGTGGGCGCTGATTGAGAACCTGCAGCGCGAGGAACTGGGCCCGATGGAGCGCGCCGACGGGCTCAAGTCGCTGATGGTTCGCTTCGGACTTTCTCACGCACAGATCGCGGAGCGCGTGGGCCTGGACCGGTCGAGCGTGACCAACCTCGTGCGACTGACCGAGCTTGAGGAGCCGATCCGCTCATTGCTCGAAGACCGCCGCCTCAGCGCCGGACACGGCAAGGCGCTTCTTGCGGCGCCGGCCGGAACCGGACGAGTTGATCTGGCAAATCGAGCCGCCGCGCACTCGTGGTCTGTGCGACAGACCGAGCGGGCTTCGTCTCGCGCCGCGGCAGATCTGAACCCGACGTCGCCAGCCTCGGTGCGGACTGTGGCCCACAGCGATCTCGAACGACAACTTGGGGAGTACCTAGGTACAAAGGTGGTTGTCCGGGCGAACAAGAAGGGAACACGAGGTCGAATTGGAATCAACTTTTATTCACTCGATCACTTTGATGGATTGATGAGCAAGATCGGCTTCGAACTCAGATAA